In Bacteroidia bacterium, a genomic segment contains:
- a CDS encoding DUF5615 family PIN-like protein has translation MDFLKDQGYDIVHIDVVTPSITDEAVMKRAIQEQRIIITFDRD, from the coding sequence ATGGATTTCCTGAAAGATCAAGGGTATGACATTGTGCATATTGATGTAGTTACCCCGAGTATTACCGATGAAGCTGTTATGAAACGTGCTATTCAGGAACAACGAATCATCATTACCTTTGACCGGGATTAG
- a CDS encoding sugar-binding protein → MNTALFSLIVTLFQWQSSPPDTLLIPFLATAPTIDGNLNEWKHQAFHDGEWDIFRVSHTAWYEPSRNRLTQHGSEDLLENDLSARYYMAWDSAYLYLAAEVTDNRNDIIPHKPEPFRWYYKDAIAWFIESPADDNSETFGEGDHGFAFVADPTQPANGAWWRHGTADSTYLEEPIPAEAVEYRISGMAGFPETTGSYTLEARISLALTMGRNNPGWKPPQQGEHWRMMIVHCDPDGGDYGGHLLIYGKGDDDQTWMPAVLAGEKIAPERRER, encoded by the coding sequence ATGAATACCGCCCTCTTCTCCTTAATAGTCACCCTTTTCCAGTGGCAGTCCTCACCTCCCGACACACTGCTTATTCCCTTTCTTGCGACTGCACCCACTATTGACGGCAATCTCAACGAATGGAAACACCAAGCCTTTCACGATGGAGAATGGGACATATTCCGCGTTTCGCATACTGCCTGGTATGAACCCTCGCGCAACCGGCTGACACAGCATGGATCCGAAGATCTTCTGGAAAATGATCTTTCCGCCAGGTATTACATGGCATGGGACTCGGCGTATCTTTATCTGGCCGCAGAAGTAACCGACAATCGCAACGATATCATTCCGCACAAACCCGAACCCTTCCGCTGGTATTACAAAGACGCCATTGCCTGGTTTATCGAAAGCCCGGCAGACGATAATTCGGAAACCTTTGGTGAAGGCGATCATGGATTTGCCTTTGTCGCCGACCCAACCCAGCCGGCAAACGGCGCGTGGTGGCGACATGGAACCGCAGATAGCACCTATCTGGAAGAACCCATCCCCGCAGAAGCAGTGGAATACAGGATTAGCGGGATGGCCGGATTTCCCGAAACCACCGGGAGTTATACACTCGAAGCGAGGATCAGCCTTGCCCTGACGATGGGAAGAAACAACCCCGGCTGGAAGCCCCCGCAGCAGGGCGAGCACTGGCGAATGATGATTGTCCACTGCGACCCCGACGGCGGCGATTACGGCGGACATTTGCTCATATACGGCAAAGGAGACGACGACCAGACCTGGATGCCCGCGGTGTTGGCGGGAGAAAAAATTGCGCCGGAGCGGAGGGAAAGGTGA
- a CDS encoding mannonate dehydratase encodes MKLGFGLYRHMLTEDNYRFAVQCGATHLVIHLVDYFNAFGKKDGPANQPVGGKQGWGYTGTVNPFWSLEELLEIKQGINAAGLELEAIENLDPGLWYDILLDGPERESQIEKVKEIIRRMGEAGIPCLGYNFSIAGVASRVEGAYARGGAVSVGMDGITDQTPIPNGMVWNMIYNPDAPEGEVPRITHDELWRRLERFLDEVLPVAEEAGVILALHPDDPPMPYVRNTPRLVYQPDMYQKLIDAHRSPSNALEFCLGSISEMTEGDIYEVTDRYSKQNRIGYIHFRNVRGKVPNYKEVFVDEGDIDMIRILQILKKNDYQGVLIPDHTPQMTCDAPWHAGMAFAMGYMKAAMKMVGV; translated from the coding sequence ATGAAACTTGGCTTCGGCTTATACCGGCACATGCTCACAGAAGATAACTACCGCTTCGCGGTTCAATGCGGTGCTACGCACCTCGTCATCCACCTGGTGGATTATTTTAACGCCTTCGGCAAAAAAGATGGCCCTGCAAACCAACCAGTAGGCGGAAAACAGGGCTGGGGTTATACCGGTACGGTCAATCCTTTCTGGTCGTTGGAAGAATTGCTGGAAATCAAACAGGGCATCAATGCTGCCGGACTCGAACTCGAAGCCATCGAAAACCTCGACCCGGGCCTCTGGTACGACATTCTGCTTGATGGACCAGAGCGGGAAAGTCAGATCGAAAAAGTCAAAGAGATTATCCGGAGAATGGGCGAGGCGGGAATCCCTTGCCTGGGCTACAATTTTTCCATCGCAGGCGTCGCCAGCAGGGTAGAAGGGGCTTATGCACGCGGCGGGGCTGTTTCGGTAGGAATGGATGGAATCACCGACCAAACCCCCATACCCAACGGAATGGTGTGGAATATGATTTATAATCCCGACGCGCCGGAAGGCGAAGTTCCCCGCATTACGCACGACGAACTCTGGCGGCGGCTGGAGCGCTTTCTGGACGAGGTATTACCAGTTGCAGAAGAGGCGGGGGTGATTCTGGCGCTGCATCCCGACGACCCGCCAATGCCTTATGTCAGAAATACCCCCCGGTTGGTTTACCAGCCGGATATGTATCAAAAATTGATTGATGCTCACCGCAGCCCCAGTAATGCGCTGGAGTTTTGCCTCGGCTCGATCTCCGAAATGACCGAGGGAGATATTTATGAAGTTACCGATCGGTATAGCAAACAAAACCGGATCGGTTATATTCACTTTCGAAATGTAAGGGGAAAAGTCCCCAACTATAAAGAAGTGTTTGTCGATGAAGGCGATATCGACATGATCCGTATCCTTCAGATTTTAAAGAAAAATGACTACCAGGGCGTGCTGATCCCCGACCACACCCCGCAGATGACCTGTGATGCTCCCTGGCATGCAGGGATGGCGTTTGCTATGGGATATATGAAAGCCGCCATGAAGATGGTAGGGGTATAA